The genomic interval CATTGGGGTGCAGGCCATCCGCGGTCAGTGAGGCGGGCATGGCATCGGGGTTGGCGGGGTCCCTCACCGCCGCCTCGAAATCAATCACCGCGTCGAATGCGCCCGAGCCGCGAATCCACGCGTTCACGGCCTCGCGCAGCGCTTCGTTCTCCGGGGTGAAGTACGCATGGCCGGACATGGGCGTGAGCGTTCCGCCAAACACCTTCAACCCCTTGTCCCGGGCGCGCTGGATGAGCTGCTGGTAGCCGTCGATGATTCGCGCGGCGGCCATCGTCCCCGGCACCGCGCGGCCGATGTCGTTGACGCCTTCCAGGAGGATGACGGCCTTGACGCCGCGCTGGGCGAGGACGTCGCGCTCGAAGCGGTGCAGCCCCTTGGGGCCATAGCCGTCGCTCAGCAGCCGGTTGCCACCAAGACCCGCGTTGAGGACGCCCACGGGTCTGCCACCTCGCGTGGCGAGGCGACGAGACAGGCGCGCGGGCCATGAGCTCTCCATGTCCACGGTGCTGCCAACGCCATCGGTGATGGAGTCGCCGAACGCGACGACGAGCGACGCGTCGGGTGCGGTGTCCACGTGCACGGCGGCGAGGAAGTACAGGCTGCGCGTGGTGAGCGCGGGCTCGAAGGTCCTCGCCGCGGTCCGGTTGCCCGTCGCGGAGATGAAGGTGGTGCGGCCGGAGTGGAGATGCCAGGACGCGGCGCCCGAGCGGTCCAGGAAGAAGAGCGAGACGGCGACATCCCGCAGGCCATCGACCGCGAGCACGATGGGCTCACTGGTGGCTGTCCGGCCTGGAGGAATGCTGACGAACGTCGCACCGCTGAAGCGGACCTCCCGGTCCGTCGCGGGGTCGATGGCGCTGCCAGAGGCACGCAGGGCCACGCGCACCGCCTCCACGCGAAGAGGCTCGGTGCCGTACTGGTTGCTCAGCACCAGGCGCAGCCGCGGGCCCGCGAGCGTGGGGCGCACGAACATGCGCACCGTCTGGTTCTTGAAGCTCGGCCCGGCGAAGTCTCCCGGCTCCAGCCCCGAAGCGGATGGGTGCATCGGCGCGGTGAAGGCCGGCAACCAACAAGGCGGAGAAGCGGCACCCGCGGGGGCCACGCGCCATCCCCACAGCACACCGGCCATCACGGCCAGGGCAAGCCCACGCGGGACCATGCGTTGTCGAGCCATGCAACCTCCGAGGACAGTCGAGTCCAGGGACCTCGCATGACGCGCCCACGGGCTGGCCGCCAGCCATCCGTGATGGGCTTGGCGATGGCGGTCCACGCCTTGTCCACGACGTGACAGCCCCACACCTCGGCAGAGGAGCCTTGAACACACGGAACGGACCTCGCCTCCGCCCGGCACGGGCCTGGGTGGCGCGCGAGTCATGCCCCGACGACAGCGGAGCGCCACCCTTCCAAGAGGTCTGGTGATTCCGATGACAAGCGCCCATGCCACCTCCATCAGAGGGGCGACCGCTCCTCATCGACCGTGAGCTTCTCCACCGCGCCATGAAGGATTTCGAGCTGGCGGGGTACTCGCTCTACCAGCTGCCCCGACACGGGGTCATTGGCGATGCGGCGCAGCGGGAGTTCGGGCATCGGCGGAGGTGACTTCCCTTCCCGCAGCGAGTCCGCGAGCGCATCCAACGTCCCGCTCGCCTTGTTGGCCACCACGTCGAGCACCTCCGACGACGGAGTGACGGACTTCTGCTCCGCCAGCGCCGTCACCGACGCGGCCAGGCGGCGCGAGTACGTGAGCAACGCCATCGCCGGCTCCAGCCGATACGCGGGCCCTCGGTACTCCGCCATGAGCCGCTCGAACGACGCCTCCGCGTCAATCATCGCCAGCCCCAACGCCCTCCGCGCCGCGCCGACCCGGGGCTCCCGGATGTCATGGCTCGCCGCCACCTGCCGGAAGTAGTGGCCATCCGCCCGCAACACGGTCGCGACCGCGTCCGGAAACCTGCGGCGCTCCGGATACGGCCACAGCAGCCACACGCCCGCGAGCGCGAGCACACACGCCACCAGCACCCCCAGCGCGCGGTTCTCCGCGACGGACCAGTCCCCCGCGCTCAGCGTCGCCAACAGCAGGAAGTCCGGCGTGAGGAGAATCTGGAACGCCCCGAAGTTGAGCGGCAGCAGCGACACGGAGATGGCCGTCAACACGCCAATCATCAGAATCAACACCAGCGGCGAGCCCACCCCCGTCGCAATCACCGCCGCGAGCGTGCCTCCCAACAACGTCCCCGTGACGCGCTGGAGCGCGCGCTCCTCCGTGTTCGCCGAGTACGGCTGGAGGATACCGATGGCCGAGAGCACCACCCAATACGACTCCCCCAACCCCATCAACCGGGTGAGCACCAACGCGATGGAGGCCACCGTCCCCGCGCGCAGCGCATGGCGCAGCACGACGGACCGCGAGTTCAGGTTCGCCAGCAGCGGCTGGAGCAGCGGCCTGCGCTCGTCCACCCGGAGCAGCGACTCCGGGTCCCGCAAGGACACCGGGTCTCCCCGCCGCATCGCCATCGCGGCCCGCTGCGCGGCGAACGTGTGGCTGCGCAGTCGCGCGAGCAACTCCGTCACCGACACGGGCACCACGCGCAGCCACTTCCCACGCTGCCCCAGCTCCTCGCGGTTGGTGGGATAACGAGGCCAGTACACCGCCACCGAGTCCGGCGCGATGGACACCGCCGCCACCCGGTTCGCAATCGCCACAT from Myxococcus stipitatus carries:
- a CDS encoding SGNH/GDSL hydrolase family protein, whose amino-acid sequence is MARQRMVPRGLALAVMAGVLWGWRVAPAGAASPPCWLPAFTAPMHPSASGLEPGDFAGPSFKNQTVRMFVRPTLAGPRLRLVLSNQYGTEPLRVEAVRVALRASGSAIDPATDREVRFSGATFVSIPPGRTATSEPIVLAVDGLRDVAVSLFFLDRSGAASWHLHSGRTTFISATGNRTAARTFEPALTTRSLYFLAAVHVDTAPDASLVVAFGDSITDGVGSTVDMESSWPARLSRRLATRGGRPVGVLNAGLGGNRLLSDGYGPKGLHRFERDVLAQRGVKAVILLEGVNDIGRAVPGTMAAARIIDGYQQLIQRARDKGLKVFGGTLTPMSGHAYFTPENEALREAVNAWIRGSGAFDAVIDFEAAVRDPANPDAMPASLTADGLHPNDLGYERMAQAIDLQLLE
- a CDS encoding FUSC family protein — encoded protein: MHRLWRHIRRFFQLQPGRPAWALGVRAALAVTIPYSFATLMGFKDAGWTGLTGLLVTLANPGGAYRGRARVMGAVTVLGAVVGAGAALAGGRLWWDAALLLVGVLTMSFVRCYGETVGSIGEKLAVIFVASLGAHAVGVDAALTRGGALLLGGAWAMVQSLVLWPVHPYRPSRRAIAHVYTSLADGARDLAALSREAAPAEVWAEATTRHMPVRLKIERARETLAATRVGRSDESQRGEHLLVLLELSEQLLGVLFALAQSMEVASPERRLRAVREEVARVCDWYVAIANRVAAVSIAPDSVAVYWPRYPTNREELGQRGKWLRVVPVSVTELLARLRSHTFAAQRAAMAMRRGDPVSLRDPESLLRVDERRPLLQPLLANLNSRSVVLRHALRAGTVASIALVLTRLMGLGESYWVVLSAIGILQPYSANTEERALQRVTGTLLGGTLAAVIATGVGSPLVLILMIGVLTAISVSLLPLNFGAFQILLTPDFLLLATLSAGDWSVAENRALGVLVACVLALAGVWLLWPYPERRRFPDAVATVLRADGHYFRQVAASHDIREPRVGAARRALGLAMIDAEASFERLMAEYRGPAYRLEPAMALLTYSRRLAASVTALAEQKSVTPSSEVLDVVANKASGTLDALADSLREGKSPPPMPELPLRRIANDPVSGQLVERVPRQLEILHGAVEKLTVDEERSPL